The nucleotide sequence AGAGGATGAGAACTTCAAGGTCAAGATCAACGAGCTGCATAACAAAATCACCGCCATGCCGCCGGAGAGTGTCTAAAAAAGCGGCCAGAACCTATATTTTCTTTGCAAATAAAAAAAGATATAATGTGCCAAGTGAACAAATGTGAAGAAGCTCTCCGGCTTTATTCACATGGGAAGAGCCCCAAAAGTAGGGACGTTTTCTGCTTTTTCACAAAAAAACGGCAGACTACTATCATCTACTAAAAATTTAAATATATAACAGGAGTTTCGATGCAGTTCGAGATCGCCAAATCCGTTTTGGAAAATATCCTGATCCACACCCAGCCGTTTCTGGAGAAAAAAGATCTCTCCCAGATCACCTCCCACCTCTACTTCGAAGCGACTGCATCGAATACCCTGACCGTCAAAGCGACCGACTATGAGATCGGTCTTGTCATCGAAGCCGAAAACATTCATGTCTCCGAACCCGGTATGGCCACCGCCAACGGAAAGAAACTCCTTGATATCGTCCGTATTCTCAGCGACGGCAACGTCAACCTTACGACCAAAGACGGTATGCTCGATATCACCCAGGGCCACTCTGACTTCCAGCTTCCCATGTATAACGCCCAGGAGTTCCCTGCTTTTGCAAGCATCGAGAACAAACCCGGGGTCGAGATCGATTCTGGTCTGCTGATCAACTCCCTGAAAAAGATCACTCCGGCCGCAGACACTAACAACCCGAAATTCGAGCTCAACGGTGCCCTGATCGATATCAAAGCCGATCAGATCAACTTCGTCGCTACCGATACCCGCCGCCTGGCCATCATCAGCCTCTCCCAGAACAACGGCAGCGAACTCTCATTGATCATTCCCAAAAAAGCGATCATAGAGATCCAGAAGCTCTTTACCAGCAATATCGACATCTTCTACGATGCCACCCATCTGCTGATCAAATCCGACCAGTACACCTTCTTTACGAAACTGATCAACGGAAAGTTCCCCGACTACAACCGTATCATCCCCGCATCGACACGCTACAACCTCACCCTCCCCAAAAGCGACATCGTCAACGCCATCAAACAGATCACGACGATCTCCAATGACATGAAACTGACCCTGGAAAGCGGCCGTATCCTTTTTGAAAGTCTCAGCGACGAGAACAACAAGGCCTCGACGGAGATCAATGTCGATACGGGGATCGATTCGACGTTCGTCTTTGCTGTCAACAGCCGTTATATACTCGACTTCCTCGGGCAAATCGATCAGACCCAGTTCACGATCGGCCTGAACGAACCCAACATGCCTTTCATGCTGCAAGAAGAACAGTTCAAAACGATCGTCATGCCGATCGTCATCTGACCCGACCTTCTCTTTTTTTTCCGCAGGCATTGCCTGCTCCTTTACTTCTCAGCCCATAAAATAAATTTATTAGCCCTTTTTGGATAAAATTAAACCCATTTAGCCTACTGGAGCGATCATGGAACAAAATTACGGTGCTGGCAATATTAAAGTCCTCAAAGGACTCGAGGCCGTACGTAAACGTCCGGGGATGTATATCGGTGATACGGGCCATCGCGGTCTGCACCATCTTGTCTACGAAGTCGTCGACAACTCCATCGACGAAGCAATGGCCGGATACTGTGACACCATCACCGTAACGCTCACCAAAGCCGGTACCGCGATCATCGGCGATAACGGGCGCGGGATTCCGACCGATATGCACCCGACCGAGAATATTTCCGCCGCTACCGTCGTTCTGACCGTCCTGCACGCCGGGGGGAAATTCGACAAGGACACCTATAAAGTCTCCGGCGGTCTGCACGGGGTCGGTGTCTCCGTCGTCAACGCGCTCAGTAGCAACCTCCACATGACGATCCACCGCGACGGAAAGATTCATGAACAGGATTTCAAACAGGGGATTCCCCAGGAGATTCTCGAAGTAACGGGCAATACGCGCAAACACGGAACGACAATCGAATTCGCTCCGGACCCGTCCATCTTTACCGAAACGGTTATCTTCGAGTACGACTACCTTGCCAGACGTTTCAGAGAGCTCGCCTATCTCAACCCGAAGATCAAGATCATCTTCAAGGATGAACGCGACGGCAGAAGCGAAACCTACCATTTCGAAGGCGGTATCACCCAGTTCGTTTCCGATCTCAACAAAAAGACCCAGGTCGCCTCACCGTATGAGTACAATGCAAAGATCGAAGATATCGAACTCGATATCGCCCTGATGTACAACGACAGTTACGAAGAGAAGGTCTACAGCTTCGTCAACAACATCCGCACGCCCAACGGGGGAACGCACGAAGCCGGTTTCCGCGCGGCGCTCACACGTGTCATCTCCACCTACAACAGCCAAAACGGGAATGCAAAAGAGAAAGACGTCAAACTCAGCGGCGAAGACACCGGCGAAGGGTTGATTGCCGTCGTCTCCGTCCGGGTGCCCGAACCGCAGTTCGAGGGTCAGACCAAGGGCAAACTGGGGAACACTTATGTCCGCCCGTTGGTCCAAAAGGCTTCTTACGAGCAGCTCTCCAAGTATTTTGAAGAGAATCCCATCGAGGCCAAGGCGATCGTACAGAAAGCGCTGATGGCGGCGAGAGGCCGTGAAGCGGCGAAAAAAGCACGCGACCTGACCCGCCGCAAGGACTCCATGAGCGTCGGTACCCTTCCGGGGAAACTCGCCGACTGCCAGAGCAAAGATGCGACGATCAGCGAACTCTACCTCGTCGAGGGCGACTCCGCGGGCGGTTCGGCGAAGCAGGGGCGTGACCGCGTCTTCCAGGCGATCCTGCCGCTCAAAGGTAAGATCCTCAACGTCGAAAAAGCACGCCTGGACAAGATCCTCAAATCCGACGAGATCACGAATATGATCACGGCGCTGGGCTGCGGAATCGGCGAAGAGTTCGACGAAGAGAAGCTGCGTTACCACAAGATCATCATCATGACCGATGCCGACGTCGACGGTTCGCACATCCAGACGCTGCTGCTGACCTTCTTCTTCCGTTACTTCCCGACCATTGTCGAGAACGGCTACCTCTACCTGGCGCAGCCGCCGCTTTACCGTTACAAGAAAGGCAAAAAAGAGATCTACTTCAAAAACGACCGCGTCATGAACGACTTCCTCATCGAAAACGGCGTCGAGTCGCTGGAGATCGAGGGCATCGGCCATAACGACCTGGTCTCCTATTTCAAGATGGTGGACCACTACAACAGCAGCCTCGAAGCGTTGGAGCGCCGCTACTCCCTTGTCAGCCTGATCCGCCACTTTATCGAGAATCCGGACATCATTGGGCTGGAATCGGAAAAGATGTACGCCGAGGTCGAACGTTTCCTCGCCGAACGCGGCAACAACATCCTCTCCAAACTGGTCTCCGAAGAGGAGATCCACCTCTTCGTCCAGACGGGAGAGGGGATGGAAGAGCTCCGCATCAACGACGAACTCTTCAGTGCTCCGCACTTCAACGAGGCGCAGTTCGTTTTTGACAAGATGAAAGAGTGGGGCATCGACGTCGGCGGCGATCCGCTCGTGATCCTTGAGGAGATCAAGGAGTATGCACGCAAAGGTTCTTACATCCAGCGCTACAAAGGGCTTGGTGAAATGAACCCTGAACAGCTGTGGGAGACGACGATGACACCGGAAAACCGCGTGCTGCTTCGCGTAAACATCGAGGATGCCGAAGCGGCGAGCGATGCTTTCAACCTCTTTATGGGGGATGAAGTCGAGCCGCGCCGGAACTACATCGAAACCCACGCCAAGGACGTCAAACACCTTGACGTATAACCGATGAGTCTGCTCTACCCCGAAGCCAAGGAGCGCGAAAACCGCTTCAAACTAGCCCTGCGGATGGGGCTCCCCGTATTTGCATTGGCGGTGATCACCACGGCGTCGGTGATGTTCCGCTATTTCAATACGATTCCGACCACCTTCATCATCGTTGCTTTCAGTCTGCTCGGTATTATGGTCTACTACCTGTTTTACCTGATCTACCAGGGCTTTAACGAACGGATTACCGACCCCATAACCCACGCCTTCACCCGCGAATACTTCAGTACCATGATGCAGCGCGAACTGAAGCGAAAAGATTACACTTTATTCCTGCTCAGTGTCGTCAATCTTGGGGATATCAACCAGCGATACGGCTTTGCCAACGGGGACAAGATCCTCTACAACCTGGCCAACAGAATTGCCGAATACCTGAACGAGCATAAAATGGTCCGAGTACCGATCGCCCACTTCAAAGGGGGGGATTTTATTGTCGCACTGGAGGGGACGCAGGAGGAGTACGGTTCGATGATGGACTTGCTCTGCGTGAAATTCCAGCACTACAGCCTCGAGGAGATCGAGATCGATATCGTCGGTTCCATGACGGATACGAACCATTCGCGTTCCATTGACAAACTGGTCGACTGGCTTTATGAACTGCAGGGCGAAAATGCGAAGATGCTCAAGGCGGACGAGGAGGAGATCGACCCCGATACGGTGGAGCATCTCGTTCTTGAGGCAGTCAATGCACGCGCCTTCTCCTACGCCTACCAGGCGGTGTACCAAGAGGGCAGGCCGGTACTTTTCGAACAGGCCTTCAAGCTGGTCACAGGCGAGGGGAAACTCGTCCACCAGAAGCGATTTATGCCGGTGATCAACCGCCTGGGGCTGTCGCGCCGATTCGACGAGATCCAGACTGAGGCGGCACTGGCGGAAGTCCCGACGCTTGTCGGGGAGCAGAAGATCGCCGTCAACGTCTCGCCCTCTTCGCTGCGTAACCCGCTCTTCTTGGAGCATGTCATGATGCTGCTCTCCAACAATGAGAGACTCCGCTCCCGCCTCGTATTCGTTATCAGCGAGAGCAACTTCTACCACCAGACGCAGCAGTTCAATACCCGCCTGCAGGCCTTTCGGCGTGCGGGTGTGGACATAGCGCTCGATCGCCTGGGCGGCCTGCATGCTTCCATGCGATATCTGCAGGACCTCGACGTGGATATGATCCGGTATGAGAGTTCGCTCGGCAAAGGGGCGAGCGAACCGAAAGTGCGGGCATTGCTCGAGGGGCTGCAGCAGACGGTCAAAACCCTGGGATACCGCAGCTGGATCCGGATGATCGAAGATGAAAAGTCCTACGACGCTGCCAAGGCGGTCGGGATCGATTTGATCCAGGGGAACTACCTCAGTCCCATAGACACTATCAAGGAGTAACGAATGAAATACGGTGAAGAGATTATTGCAAATTTCGATGTGGAAAAAGATCTGGAGATCTGGCCGAACGAACACAAACGCGACTATGTGATCAAGATGACCCTGCCGGAGTTCAGCTGTCTCTGCCCGCGCAGCGGCTACCCGGATTATGCGACCATCTACCTGGAATATACGCCGGACGAATGGGTCGTCGAACTCAAGGCGATCAAACTCTATATCAACGCGTTCCGCGACCGGCACATCTCCCATGAAAACAGCGCGAACGAGATCTATGAGGTCCTGGAGCGCAAACTTAAACCGAAGTGGATGAAAATCACGGCTGACTACAATCCCCGCGGGAATGTTCACACGGTGATCGAGATCGACAGCAGCCGGATAACAAAATAAATCATATAAATAATATTAATATTATGATGCCATAATATTTAACGATTCTGTGGTAAAATCCGACCCAGTATTCCATGAGGAACCAAGGGAGAAAAATGCAAGAGTCACTGGCGGATTACTTTCAGACGCAGATGGAGCGTCAACTGGCCAAACGCAGCAGTGAAGGCACGGAAGCGATTATGATGGATATGCGGGACGACGGCATCGATTTTTATGCGGTTCTCAAGCAGGATCAACCGCTCTGTTACTTCTGCCGGGGCATCCGGTACTTCAAATCCCCCGAGGGGTCCTTTACGATGCAGGCTGCGGACGGTACGGGGCTTCCCATCGATGAGAATGAATACCGCAGCCGTCTCGATTATGCGCTCTCGTGCATCGGTGCCAGTTCCGAAACCGGCATCGGTGTGCTCGTGAAGAAACATATCAAGCCCCTCTGATGCGCACCCTGACACTGATGCGGCATGCGAAGTCCTCCTGGGAGGACCCTGCCCTCGGTGATCATGAACGCCCCCTTAATCCCCGCGGCAGGAAAGCGGCCAAAACCATGGCGCAGCGTCTTTATGCCGAACACTATACCCCTGATCTCGTTCTGGTCTCATCCGCCCTGCGTACGCAGCAGACGGCCGCGGCCCTGCAGAAAGCCTATGACGGCGGGCTGGTCCTGCAAACCGAACCGTTACTGTACGAGGCAGGTTCCGGGACATATGCCGACGTGATCCGCCGCGTTGATGATGACGTACAGTCGCTGATGATCATCGGGCACAACCCGACGATGGAGTGGATGGCTGAAGCGATGGGGGGCAGGGCCTACCATATGCCGACCGCATCCTACATACGGTTCCGTGTCCCCTGCAGCTGGTCAGAGTTTCGTTTTGAGCGTTTTGAAACGCTGGCGTACGACTATCCCAAATCCGACAAATAATTTTCCAGCCACATCTTTGCACCTGCTTCATCGTTGAATGCTTCTTCGAGCTGGGCGTCATAGGCCGCATCCAGGATCGTCTTGAAACGGGGGGAGGGTTCCAGTCCGGCGGCAATGAGTGCCTCCCCGCCGAGCAGCGGGACCCTTGGGCCTGTCAGTACGTCCAGTCTTTCCGCTTTTTGCAGCAGCCATGTCACGGCATCGCTTGTTTCGGCGGCGGGGTGGCGGCCGCGGTAGCAGGCTTCGGCGACGGCGGCGACGGCATCGATTCGGACCCGTTTCGCCAGGTGCATCACGTCGGCATCCGACGCGGCTTCGGCGTAGAGCCGTTCCGGTTCGCCGTGATACCG is from Sulfurimonas sp. HSL-1656 and encodes:
- the gyrB gene encoding DNA topoisomerase (ATP-hydrolyzing) subunit B; the protein is MEQNYGAGNIKVLKGLEAVRKRPGMYIGDTGHRGLHHLVYEVVDNSIDEAMAGYCDTITVTLTKAGTAIIGDNGRGIPTDMHPTENISAATVVLTVLHAGGKFDKDTYKVSGGLHGVGVSVVNALSSNLHMTIHRDGKIHEQDFKQGIPQEILEVTGNTRKHGTTIEFAPDPSIFTETVIFEYDYLARRFRELAYLNPKIKIIFKDERDGRSETYHFEGGITQFVSDLNKKTQVASPYEYNAKIEDIELDIALMYNDSYEEKVYSFVNNIRTPNGGTHEAGFRAALTRVISTYNSQNGNAKEKDVKLSGEDTGEGLIAVVSVRVPEPQFEGQTKGKLGNTYVRPLVQKASYEQLSKYFEENPIEAKAIVQKALMAARGREAAKKARDLTRRKDSMSVGTLPGKLADCQSKDATISELYLVEGDSAGGSAKQGRDRVFQAILPLKGKILNVEKARLDKILKSDEITNMITALGCGIGEEFDEEKLRYHKIIIMTDADVDGSHIQTLLLTFFFRYFPTIVENGYLYLAQPPLYRYKKGKKEIYFKNDRVMNDFLIENGVESLEIEGIGHNDLVSYFKMVDHYNSSLEALERRYSLVSLIRHFIENPDIIGLESEKMYAEVERFLAERGNNILSKLVSEEEIHLFVQTGEGMEELRINDELFSAPHFNEAQFVFDKMKEWGIDVGGDPLVILEEIKEYARKGSYIQRYKGLGEMNPEQLWETTMTPENRVLLRVNIEDAEAASDAFNLFMGDEVEPRRNYIETHAKDVKHLDV
- a CDS encoding GGDEF domain-containing protein; this encodes MSLLYPEAKERENRFKLALRMGLPVFALAVITTASVMFRYFNTIPTTFIIVAFSLLGIMVYYLFYLIYQGFNERITDPITHAFTREYFSTMMQRELKRKDYTLFLLSVVNLGDINQRYGFANGDKILYNLANRIAEYLNEHKMVRVPIAHFKGGDFIVALEGTQEEYGSMMDLLCVKFQHYSLEEIEIDIVGSMTDTNHSRSIDKLVDWLYELQGENAKMLKADEEEIDPDTVEHLVLEAVNARAFSYAYQAVYQEGRPVLFEQAFKLVTGEGKLVHQKRFMPVINRLGLSRRFDEIQTEAALAEVPTLVGEQKIAVNVSPSSLRNPLFLEHVMMLLSNNERLRSRLVFVISESNFYHQTQQFNTRLQAFRRAGVDIALDRLGGLHASMRYLQDLDVDMIRYESSLGKGASEPKVRALLEGLQQTVKTLGYRSWIRMIEDEKSYDAAKAVGIDLIQGNYLSPIDTIKE
- the queF gene encoding preQ(1) synthase; the protein is MKYGEEIIANFDVEKDLEIWPNEHKRDYVIKMTLPEFSCLCPRSGYPDYATIYLEYTPDEWVVELKAIKLYINAFRDRHISHENSANEIYEVLERKLKPKWMKITADYNPRGNVHTVIEIDSSRITK
- a CDS encoding histidine phosphatase family protein, which produces MRTLTLMRHAKSSWEDPALGDHERPLNPRGRKAAKTMAQRLYAEHYTPDLVLVSSALRTQQTAAALQKAYDGGLVLQTEPLLYEAGSGTYADVIRRVDDDVQSLMIIGHNPTMEWMAEAMGGRAYHMPTASYIRFRVPCSWSEFRFERFETLAYDYPKSDK
- the dnaN gene encoding DNA polymerase III subunit beta, yielding MQFEIAKSVLENILIHTQPFLEKKDLSQITSHLYFEATASNTLTVKATDYEIGLVIEAENIHVSEPGMATANGKKLLDIVRILSDGNVNLTTKDGMLDITQGHSDFQLPMYNAQEFPAFASIENKPGVEIDSGLLINSLKKITPAADTNNPKFELNGALIDIKADQINFVATDTRRLAIISLSQNNGSELSLIIPKKAIIEIQKLFTSNIDIFYDATHLLIKSDQYTFFTKLINGKFPDYNRIIPASTRYNLTLPKSDIVNAIKQITTISNDMKLTLESGRILFESLSDENNKASTEINVDTGIDSTFVFAVNSRYILDFLGQIDQTQFTIGLNEPNMPFMLQEEQFKTIVMPIVI